A single Rattus norvegicus strain BN/NHsdMcwi chromosome 5, GRCr8, whole genome shotgun sequence DNA region contains:
- the Airim gene encoding ribosome biogenesis protein C1orf109 homolog: MAHDQPLLVVQEALKKCFPVVEEQQDLWQSTLQDCLPLLSSLSNLAEQLQAAQSLRFEDVLALRPFPDLQERLRRKQLEAGDIVLDKLTERLATLLRVRNTISSHVEQVFQTYEQHADVLDIDTLLRPSVVSPSVTDMLEWLQDIDRHFRSSYLKRKHLLSSIHWGDLASIQALPKAWDQISEDECQTLVSDILLSVSFFLEEAGSRAVSGDLEHRS, encoded by the exons CAGCCGCTGCTGGTTGTGCAGGAGGCCCTGAAGAAGTGCTTCCCCGTGGTGGAGGAACAGCAGGACCTGTGGCAGAGCACTCTGCAGgactgcttgcccctcctctcctctctcagcaATCTGGCTGAGCAGCTGCAAGCTGCACAAAGTCTGCGGTTTGAGGATGTGCTAGCCCTTCGTCCCTTTCCAGACCTGCAGGAGCGATTGAGGCGCAAGCAACTAGAGGCTGGTGACATTGTCCTGGACAAGCTAACTGAGAGGCT AGCCACCCTCCTCAGGGTTCGCAACACCATCAGCAGCCACGTGGAGCAGGTGTTTCAGACCTATGAGCAGCATGCGGACGTGCTTGACATCGATACTCTCCTGAGGCCCTCGGTTGTGAGCCCCTCCGTGACTGACATGTTGGAGTGGCTGCAGGACATTGACAGACATTTTCGAAGCTC gtatctgaagAGAAAGCACCTCCTCTCCTCCATCCACTGGGGAGACTTAGCCAGCATCCAAGCACTGCCCAAGGCCTGGGACCAAATTTCAGAAGATGAGTGCCAAACCCTTGTGTCAG ATATCCTGTTGAGTGTCTCCTTCTTCCTGGAGGAAGCAGGAAGCCGTGCAGTATCTGGAGATCTGGAGCACCGCAGTTGA
- the Airim gene encoding AFG2-interacting ribosome maturation factor isoform X2 has protein sequence MAHDQPLLVVQEALKKCFPVVEEQQDLWQSTLQDCLPLLSSLSNLAEQLQAAQSLRFEDVLALRPFPDLQERLRRKQLEAGDIVLDKLTERLATLLRVRNTISSHVEQVFQTYEQHADVLDIDTLLRPSVVSPSVTDMLEWLQDIDRHFRSSYPFSASRPPRAALQVQTSRVSRLHDLLQFSLTLNLRFFLHFF, from the exons CAGCCGCTGCTGGTTGTGCAGGAGGCCCTGAAGAAGTGCTTCCCCGTGGTGGAGGAACAGCAGGACCTGTGGCAGAGCACTCTGCAGgactgcttgcccctcctctcctctctcagcaATCTGGCTGAGCAGCTGCAAGCTGCACAAAGTCTGCGGTTTGAGGATGTGCTAGCCCTTCGTCCCTTTCCAGACCTGCAGGAGCGATTGAGGCGCAAGCAACTAGAGGCTGGTGACATTGTCCTGGACAAGCTAACTGAGAGGCT AGCCACCCTCCTCAGGGTTCGCAACACCATCAGCAGCCACGTGGAGCAGGTGTTTCAGACCTATGAGCAGCATGCGGACGTGCTTGACATCGATACTCTCCTGAGGCCCTCGGTTGTGAGCCCCTCCGTGACTGACATGTTGGAGTGGCTGCAGGACATTGACAGACATTTTCGAAGCTCATATCCTTTCAGTGCTTCCCGACCTCCCAGAGCTGCCCTACAGGTTCAGACTTCACGGGTCAGCAGGCTGCATGATTTGCTGCAGTTCTCTTTAACGCTCAATCTTAGATTCTTCTTGCATTTTTTTTAG